A single region of the Streptococcus sanguinis genome encodes:
- a CDS encoding ABC transporter permease translates to MFSELRRYFNYRVRYTFDSICEVIYSMIFITGIIIIFNSDKPINLLYFFIYYSITNVILIANEELEFEIRTNQYINIKTTRRTPMMIYIARSTTYFIWSTLIFLISIVLSHLFFNGKFFMPSLHLVDLILMSILNYAVFFVLYTMAIKLTERFKRVSVLLNLFNTIMLFYSGLVFPAPFVSYADVLDIFLNKK, encoded by the coding sequence ATGTTTAGTGAATTAAGAAGATATTTTAATTATAGAGTTCGATACACGTTTGATAGTATTTGCGAAGTGATTTATTCGATGATTTTTATTACAGGAATCATTATTATTTTCAATAGTGATAAACCGATAAACCTACTCTATTTTTTTATTTATTATTCTATAACTAATGTGATATTGATTGCTAATGAGGAGTTGGAATTTGAAATTCGCACTAATCAATATATAAATATCAAAACAACTAGACGGACACCAATGATGATTTATATTGCTAGATCAACAACTTATTTTATTTGGTCGACACTCATTTTTTTGATTTCAATCGTTCTATCGCATCTGTTTTTTAATGGAAAATTTTTTATGCCCTCATTACATTTAGTGGATTTGATTTTGATGTCAATACTTAATTATGCTGTATTTTTTGTCTTATATACCATGGCAATTAAGTTAACAGAACGCTTTAAACGAGTATCCGTCCTATTGAATTTATTTAATACCATAATGTTATTTTATTCTGGACTAGTATTTCCTGCTCCCTTTGTTAGCTATGCAGATGTGTTGGATATATTTTTGAATAAAAAATAA
- a CDS encoding ATP-binding cassette domain-containing protein: MLRSYVTKKYLFFYFVAIMITWLEAVITPALIQYIVSSFTNHQLHLLWQVLIWGIVGNLILLLGLAGKRYYYARVLTDFKLGIKQAIFQTFLYSRRIADEEVLSNLENDVKQLEDNYIEPTVIIISSLGFTTVSICYALWTNFYLGLLFIIFYSIPVLCSGIGSKHLDTITKQKSLANQGYVSQVTNMIAGARSIRHYRGQSLFYKLFSKDLHKALEQEVAYEKQRTLNSLFINGIDAFCSVAPIVIGGFMTYYNYLSAASFVGIYLVSHNIGYQFQELSYFINTRKSAKSLCNKYQKLLGEELTLPSVLESSVFPIQLEQVGVERDGQEILAPCDLTIEEGEKIAIIGESGSGKTTLLNLIYGEIMPSQGRIRYHGQELNSDELYQAGAYILQSSHIFDGLTLEENIALGQELDSRRMEEILQQTGLKALQGKTPSNQTLSGGEKQRLEIARALYHNRQFILADEVKANLDLKNQEKINQLLFSLPQALVEVIHHYSEEDLKRYDKVIKLDRFENISTKMSNEDYVEELDERLNNFKSLKNKAIFLN, from the coding sequence ATGCTTAGATCTTATGTAACTAAAAAGTATTTATTCTTCTATTTTGTGGCAATTATGATTACTTGGCTGGAGGCTGTTATTACACCAGCTTTGATTCAGTATATTGTCTCTAGTTTTACCAATCACCAGTTGCATTTGCTGTGGCAGGTCTTGATTTGGGGGATTGTGGGGAATTTGATTCTCTTGCTAGGTTTGGCGGGGAAACGCTATTACTATGCACGAGTGCTGACGGACTTCAAGTTGGGGATTAAGCAGGCTATCTTTCAGACTTTCTTATATAGCCGTCGGATAGCGGATGAAGAGGTTTTGTCCAATCTGGAAAATGATGTGAAACAGCTAGAAGATAACTATATTGAGCCGACTGTCATTATCATTTCTTCTTTGGGATTTACAACCGTCTCCATCTGCTATGCTCTCTGGACAAATTTTTATCTAGGCTTGCTCTTTATCATTTTTTATTCGATACCGGTTCTTTGTAGTGGAATTGGCTCTAAACACTTGGATACGATTACTAAGCAGAAGTCCCTAGCTAACCAAGGCTACGTCTCTCAAGTGACCAATATGATTGCGGGTGCTCGTTCCATACGGCATTATCGGGGACAAAGCTTGTTTTACAAACTGTTTTCTAAAGATTTACACAAGGCTTTAGAGCAAGAAGTCGCCTATGAAAAGCAACGGACGCTAAACAGTCTCTTTATCAATGGGATTGATGCCTTTTGCTCGGTCGCGCCGATTGTGATTGGTGGTTTCATGACCTATTATAATTACCTATCTGCAGCCAGCTTTGTTGGGATTTACTTAGTATCGCATAATATCGGCTACCAATTTCAGGAGCTATCTTACTTTATCAATACTAGAAAATCAGCCAAGTCTCTCTGTAATAAGTATCAAAAATTGCTGGGAGAGGAGTTGACGCTGCCTTCTGTTCTTGAAAGTTCCGTCTTTCCTATCCAGCTGGAGCAAGTCGGCGTAGAGCGTGATGGTCAAGAAATACTAGCCCCTTGCGACCTTACTATTGAGGAAGGGGAAAAGATTGCCATTATCGGAGAAAGCGGGTCTGGGAAAACGACCTTACTGAACCTCATCTATGGTGAAATCATGCCTAGTCAAGGTCGAATTCGCTACCATGGACAAGAGCTAAACTCGGATGAACTCTATCAGGCAGGAGCCTACATTCTCCAGTCAAGTCATATCTTTGATGGATTGACACTAGAAGAAAATATCGCTTTGGGACAAGAACTTGATTCCAGAAGGATGGAAGAGATTCTGCAGCAAACCGGTTTGAAAGCTCTCCAAGGCAAAACACCCAGCAATCAAACTCTGTCAGGCGGTGAGAAGCAGCGGCTAGAAATTGCCCGTGCTCTCTATCACAATCGCCAATTTATCCTGGCTGATGAGGTCAAGGCCAATCTGGATCTTAAAAACCAAGAGAAAATCAATCAACTTCTCTTCTCTCTCCCACAAGCACTCGTAGAAGTGATTCATCACTATAGCGAAGAGGACTTGAAGCGCTATGATAAGGTGATAAAATTGGATAGATTTGAAAATATTAGTACAAAAATGTCAAACGAAGATTATGTTGAAGAACTTGATGAACGACTGAATAATTTTAAAAGCTTAAAAAATAAAGCGATTTTCTTGAATTAG
- a CDS encoding aminoglycoside phosphotransferase family protein, with translation MEFISKIAISKGWSDDKKYCVTDQNQQKYLLRVSDKEKLDSKKIEFDMMEKVASLGVRMCKPIKFEFCGDEVHSIHEWIDGRDAIDTILTYSEKQQYTYGIEAGRILRKIHTIPATEVCEDWEIFFNRKIDDKISKYKECPVQYESGQIFIDFLNENRELLKNRPQVFQHGDYHIGNFMIGEDFEIYVIDFDRFDVGDPWEEFNRIVWSAQVSPSFASGMIDGYFDDKVPDLFWKLLAVYILSNLVGALPWAVPYGEEEISVMQNQAKEILEWYDDMNRLVPSWYMNKNNTE, from the coding sequence ATGGAGTTTATTAGTAAGATAGCCATAAGTAAAGGCTGGTCAGATGATAAAAAATATTGTGTTACAGACCAGAACCAGCAAAAATATTTATTGCGTGTTTCTGATAAAGAGAAGTTAGATTCTAAGAAAATTGAATTTGATATGATGGAGAAAGTTGCATCTCTTGGAGTTCGTATGTGTAAACCGATTAAATTTGAATTCTGCGGTGACGAAGTACATTCTATACACGAGTGGATAGACGGAAGAGATGCAATAGATACAATTTTAACTTATTCAGAAAAACAACAATACACTTACGGGATAGAAGCAGGAAGGATACTTAGAAAGATTCATACAATTCCTGCTACAGAAGTATGTGAAGACTGGGAAATCTTTTTTAATCGAAAAATTGACGATAAAATCTCCAAATACAAAGAATGTCCCGTCCAATATGAAAGTGGTCAAATCTTTATTGATTTTTTGAATGAAAACCGTGAACTGCTAAAGAACAGACCCCAAGTTTTCCAACATGGAGATTATCATATTGGGAATTTCATGATTGGAGAAGATTTTGAGATTTATGTGATTGACTTTGATCGTTTTGATGTTGGAGATCCTTGGGAGGAGTTCAATCGTATCGTGTGGTCAGCTCAAGTATCTCCCTCTTTTGCATCAGGTATGATAGATGGATATTTTGATGACAAGGTTCCAGATTTATTTTGGAAACTTCTTGCCGTTTACATTCTAAGTAATCTAGTTGGTGCTCTTCCATGGGCTGTTCCTTATGGAGAAGAGGAAATATCAGTAATGCAAAATCAAGCTAAGGAAATTTTAGAATGGTATGATGATATGAACCGATTAGTCCCAAGTTGGTATATGAACAAGAATAATACTGAATAA
- a CDS encoding glycoside hydrolase family 13 protein produces the protein MELTAIYHRPESEYAYLYKEGQVHIRIRTKKEDVEKIVLHYGDPFIFLEDSYEDVKEMVKVTSDALFDHWQVAVSVRFARLQYLFELKDKEGQSILYGDKGFADNSPENLALEGNGFKLPYIHEIDGCQVPDWVSKTVWYQIFPERFANGNAELSPEGALDWDSSITPKSSDFFGGDLQGIIDHLDYLQDLGITGLYLCPIFESPSNHKYNTTDYFEIDRHFGDKETFRQLVEQAHQRGMKVMLDAVFNHMGDQSAQWQDVLKHGEKSAYKDWFHIQEFPVTNDKLENPKELPYHTFAFATYMPKLNTANPEVKDYLLSVATYWIEHFDIDAWRLDVANEVDHQFWRDFRKAVLAKKPDLYILGEVWHTSQPWLNGDEFHAVMNYPLSDSIKDYFLSRSKKTSQFIAEINCQSMYYKQQISEVMFNLLDSHDTERILATAQGDIQLVKSALAFLFLQRGTPCIYYGTELELGGGMDPDCRRVMPWDRVSNDNDMLNFMKNLIQLRKDVADIIQHGKFSLEEIAPDVLALELQHDHQVIRAVFNQSKENYLLDRDSADLVSRCQTDDEKLVILPKGFVVYCDESKR, from the coding sequence ATGGAATTAACAGCCATTTATCATAGACCGGAGTCGGAGTATGCCTATCTTTATAAAGAAGGTCAAGTGCATATCAGAATTAGGACTAAGAAAGAGGATGTAGAGAAAATCGTTTTGCACTATGGCGATCCCTTTATTTTTCTTGAGGATTCTTATGAAGATGTGAAAGAGATGGTCAAAGTGACCTCTGATGCCTTATTTGATCATTGGCAAGTGGCTGTCTCTGTGCGCTTTGCTAGGCTACAGTATCTTTTTGAGCTTAAGGATAAAGAAGGTCAAAGCATCTTGTATGGAGATAAAGGTTTCGCTGACAATAGTCCAGAAAACCTTGCTTTAGAGGGCAATGGTTTTAAACTCCCTTATATTCACGAAATCGATGGCTGCCAGGTTCCTGACTGGGTTTCAAAAACGGTCTGGTATCAGATTTTCCCAGAACGATTTGCCAATGGAAATGCTGAACTTTCACCAGAAGGAGCTCTAGATTGGGATTCGTCAATCACACCTAAAAGTAGTGATTTCTTTGGTGGGGATTTACAAGGGATTATTGACCATCTGGATTATTTGCAAGACTTAGGGATTACAGGGCTTTACCTCTGTCCCATCTTTGAATCGCCAAGTAATCATAAGTACAATACGACGGATTACTTTGAAATTGATCGACACTTTGGGGACAAGGAAACCTTCCGTCAACTGGTGGAGCAAGCTCATCAGCGTGGCATGAAGGTTATGCTGGATGCGGTTTTCAATCATATGGGCGATCAATCCGCTCAATGGCAGGATGTTCTCAAGCATGGTGAAAAGTCAGCTTACAAAGACTGGTTCCACATTCAGGAGTTCCCAGTGACAAATGACAAACTTGAGAATCCCAAAGAACTCCCTTATCATACCTTTGCCTTTGCCACCTATATGCCTAAGTTAAACACGGCAAATCCTGAGGTGAAAGACTATCTCTTAAGCGTTGCGACCTATTGGATTGAACATTTTGATATTGATGCTTGGCGACTGGATGTGGCTAATGAGGTCGATCACCAATTTTGGCGTGATTTTCGGAAGGCAGTTTTGGCCAAAAAGCCTGACCTTTATATTCTTGGAGAAGTTTGGCATACCTCTCAGCCTTGGTTAAATGGAGATGAGTTTCACGCGGTCATGAACTATCCTCTATCCGATAGTATCAAGGACTACTTTTTGAGCAGGAGCAAGAAGACCAGTCAATTTATAGCTGAGATTAACTGCCAGTCCATGTATTACAAGCAGCAGATTTCTGAGGTTATGTTTAATCTCTTGGACTCGCACGATACGGAGCGCATTTTGGCGACAGCTCAAGGTGATATCCAGCTTGTCAAATCCGCACTCGCCTTTCTCTTTTTACAAAGAGGGACGCCTTGTATCTATTATGGGACCGAGCTAGAATTGGGTGGAGGTATGGATCCGGATTGTAGACGGGTCATGCCTTGGGACCGGGTTTCCAATGACAATGATATGCTCAATTTTATGAAGAACTTGATTCAGCTTCGTAAGGATGTTGCGGACATTATTCAGCATGGAAAATTTAGCTTAGAAGAAATCGCTCCTGATGTGCTGGCTTTAGAATTGCAACATGATCATCAAGTAATCCGAGCTGTTTTTAATCAGTCCAAAGAGAATTATCTCTTAGACAGAGATTCAGCTGATTTGGTGAGTCGATGCCAAACTGATGACGAGAAACTTGTCATCTTACCAAAGGGATTTGTAGTTTATTGTGATGAGTCTAAAAGGTAA
- a CDS encoding ClbS/DfsB family four-helix bundle protein, translating to MPRPKTKEDLLLAAKENYEKLQTLISNLSDQELNTPFDFSRDEKKKEAHWRRDKNVRDVLIHLYEWHQLLLDWVHSNQKGQEQPFLPAPYNWKTYGELNLEFWKKHQKTSLKEATEIFHQSHQDVLHLADTFTNEELFSKNVYKWVGGTVLGSYFVSATSSHYDWAMKKLKAHQKNCKAK from the coding sequence ATGCCTAGACCGAAAACTAAAGAAGATTTGCTGTTAGCTGCTAAGGAAAACTATGAGAAACTACAAACTCTCATTTCCAATTTATCTGATCAAGAGTTAAATACGCCCTTTGATTTTTCTCGGGATGAAAAGAAGAAAGAGGCCCATTGGAGGCGAGATAAAAATGTAAGAGATGTTTTGATTCACCTCTATGAATGGCATCAGCTCTTGTTAGATTGGGTGCATTCCAATCAAAAGGGTCAAGAGCAGCCCTTTCTTCCTGCGCCCTATAACTGGAAGACTTATGGAGAGTTGAATCTGGAATTTTGGAAGAAGCATCAAAAGACTTCTCTAAAAGAGGCAACTGAGATCTTTCATCAGTCCCATCAAGATGTTTTGCACTTGGCAGACACATTTACAAACGAAGAATTATTTTCAAAAAATGTCTATAAATGGGTCGGAGGGACTGTACTGGGCTCCTATTTTGTAAGTGCAACTTCCAGCCATTATGACTGGGCCATGAAAAAGTTGAAGGCTCATCAGAAAAATTGTAAAGCAAAATAG
- a CDS encoding DUF4300 family protein, whose translation MKKYSKIIMSCACLALAFGMAACASSQKNNQTSQTTSTYSNLNSKKSVEEVKSLLAANLDKDSVEHFVNLVNDYNGLVGSTGLRGDFTKFTKTEYDVEKINPLWQAKKGDFIGTNCRINTYTLLKNSIDIPQIEKDDELLFIDNDAIDKGKLFDAKDKEDFNILFSRVKTEATQDVKVHAKKMEEYFKQFKFSEKARMLSVIVHDNLDGDSLFVGHVGVLVPDKDGYLFIEKLTFEEPYQAIKFATKEDVYKYLQTKYKDYTGEGLAKPFIMDNEKWVEGK comes from the coding sequence ATGAAGAAATACAGCAAAATAATCATGTCCTGCGCCTGCTTGGCTTTAGCTTTTGGGATGGCAGCATGTGCTAGTTCGCAGAAAAATAATCAAACAAGTCAAACTACATCGACTTATTCAAATCTAAATAGTAAAAAGAGTGTCGAAGAAGTCAAGAGTTTGTTGGCAGCCAACTTGGATAAAGACAGTGTCGAACACTTTGTCAATCTAGTCAATGACTACAATGGACTTGTTGGCTCTACTGGATTAAGGGGTGATTTCACTAAGTTTACCAAAACCGAGTATGATGTAGAAAAAATCAATCCTCTATGGCAGGCAAAGAAGGGCGATTTTATTGGGACAAATTGTCGGATTAATACCTATACTTTGCTGAAAAATAGCATCGATATCCCTCAAATTGAAAAAGATGACGAACTTTTGTTTATCGATAATGACGCGATTGACAAGGGCAAGCTCTTTGATGCAAAAGATAAGGAAGATTTTAATATCCTGTTTTCAAGAGTCAAGACTGAAGCGACTCAAGATGTAAAAGTCCATGCTAAGAAAATGGAGGAATATTTCAAACAGTTCAAGTTTAGCGAGAAGGCTCGAATGCTCTCTGTCATAGTTCACGACAATCTTGACGGCGATTCTCTCTTTGTCGGGCATGTCGGCGTCTTGGTTCCAGATAAAGACGGATATTTATTTATCGAAAAGCTGACATTTGAAGAGCCTTATCAGGCAATCAAATTTGCGACCAAGGAAGATGTCTACAAATACTTGCAGACCAAATATAAAGACTACACAGGAGAAGGACTGGCCAAACCTTTTATCATGGACAATGAGAAGTGGGTAGAGGGTAAATAA